From Sporocytophaga myxococcoides, one genomic window encodes:
- a CDS encoding TonB-dependent receptor: protein MIFLKRNINKGLGFAVFFFMINSGINAQKVTITDQISQTPLEGVFISDLQKQFYTTSNSKGQADISQFELSDSIRFQLVGYKPYITTLKKLDESGFKVFLSEESGLMDGIVVSGSKFEERRKDIPRQIQIINSGEMQFASQETTADVLQNTGNVFVQRSQMGGGSPVMRGFEANKVLMVVDGIRMNNAVYRGGHLQNVITLDNSVLERTELLFGPGSVIYGSDALGGVMSFYTKRPVLSGGKGKTFVSANAYSRYSSANSEKTGHLDLNIGFNKIASFTSFTYSDFDDLRQGANRRAAYNDFGKRNFYVERIGGKDSVLYNSNSNIQKQSGYKQYDFLQKILFSPSSRVKHTLNFQYSTSSDIPRYDRLAQFSGKPAYAEWFYGPQKRLLASYHLDLNEKTVFYDKARIVNAYQDIEESRYDRRFNREVRNSRIEKLSIYSLNIDLEKVLKKNELRYGLDVNYNKVGSSAYGQNVVTGIRTPLDTRYPSGGSFMRTIAGYLTHSIELNKKLILSEGIRYSNVELKANFGEKTFFPFPYSDIKQTNGALNGNIGLVFLPEKSWRFSVFGSTGFRSPNVDDLSKVFESVPGNVIVPNPHLKPEYTYNGELSIAKSFFDRIHLEGTAYYTWYTNAITTKFGKYNGQDSILYDGKLSRVQTSANAGKAYIYGGNITLHAEVTKNIGLANTFNYTYGRIKTDSLDYPLDHIPPVFGRSSVSVKVKRFRGEFFVLYNGWKRLKNYNLAGEDNIAQATADGMPSWYTLNLRTAVDVSRYIQLQVSVENLLDRNYRIFASGISAPGRNFLVTLRVKV from the coding sequence ATGATCTTTTTAAAAAGAAATATCAATAAAGGGTTAGGTTTTGCTGTATTTTTTTTCATGATTAATTCAGGAATAAATGCTCAGAAAGTAACTATTACAGATCAGATCAGTCAGACACCACTTGAAGGCGTTTTTATAAGTGATCTTCAAAAGCAGTTTTATACAACCTCTAATTCTAAAGGTCAGGCAGATATTTCCCAGTTTGAACTTTCTGATAGTATCCGGTTTCAACTGGTAGGATATAAACCATATATTACCACTTTAAAGAAATTGGATGAGTCAGGCTTTAAGGTGTTTTTATCTGAAGAATCCGGCCTTATGGACGGAATTGTTGTTTCAGGTAGTAAGTTTGAAGAGAGGAGAAAAGATATTCCAAGGCAGATTCAGATTATAAACTCTGGTGAAATGCAGTTTGCAAGTCAGGAAACCACTGCAGATGTTCTCCAGAATACGGGAAACGTATTTGTACAAAGGAGCCAGATGGGAGGAGGAAGCCCTGTTATGAGAGGATTTGAAGCAAATAAGGTGTTAATGGTTGTGGATGGTATAAGAATGAATAACGCTGTATATAGAGGAGGTCATTTACAAAATGTAATCACACTTGATAACAGCGTTCTGGAAAGAACAGAGCTGTTGTTCGGACCTGGATCTGTCATTTACGGTAGTGATGCCTTAGGAGGCGTTATGAGTTTCTATACCAAAAGACCTGTTCTGTCAGGAGGCAAAGGCAAAACATTTGTCAGTGCTAATGCCTATTCCAGATATTCATCTGCTAATTCAGAGAAAACAGGACATCTAGATTTAAATATAGGGTTTAATAAAATTGCTTCATTTACAAGTTTTACATATTCTGATTTTGATGATTTAAGGCAAGGTGCAAACAGAAGAGCAGCATACAATGATTTTGGTAAAAGGAACTTTTATGTAGAAAGGATAGGAGGGAAGGATTCAGTTTTATATAATAGTAATTCAAATATTCAAAAGCAGTCAGGTTACAAGCAATATGATTTTTTACAAAAGATATTGTTCTCTCCTTCATCAAGAGTCAAACATACTTTAAATTTTCAATATTCCACTAGCTCGGATATTCCACGTTATGACAGGTTAGCTCAGTTTAGTGGCAAGCCTGCTTATGCAGAATGGTTTTACGGCCCACAAAAAAGATTACTGGCATCTTATCATCTTGATTTAAATGAGAAAACAGTTTTTTATGATAAAGCCAGAATCGTAAATGCTTATCAGGATATAGAAGAAAGCCGTTATGACAGGAGATTTAACAGAGAAGTTAGAAACAGCAGGATAGAAAAACTGAGCATCTATTCTTTAAATATAGATTTGGAAAAGGTTTTAAAGAAGAATGAATTGCGATATGGTTTGGATGTGAATTATAATAAAGTTGGATCTTCTGCATATGGTCAGAATGTAGTCACAGGTATAAGAACTCCACTTGATACAAGATACCCGAGTGGCGGTTCCTTTATGAGAACTATTGCAGGATATCTTACTCACAGCATTGAACTCAATAAAAAACTTATACTTTCTGAAGGTATCAGATACAGTAATGTAGAGTTGAAAGCTAACTTCGGAGAGAAAACTTTTTTCCCTTTCCCTTATTCAGATATCAAACAAACCAATGGAGCTTTAAATGGAAATATCGGACTTGTATTTCTTCCTGAGAAATCATGGAGATTCTCAGTGTTTGGTTCAACAGGATTCCGCTCTCCCAATGTAGATGATCTAAGTAAAGTATTTGAATCTGTTCCCGGTAATGTCATAGTCCCAAATCCACATTTGAAACCTGAGTATACTTACAACGGAGAATTAAGTATAGCAAAATCATTTTTCGATCGAATTCATCTTGAAGGTACAGCTTATTATACCTGGTATACCAATGCTATTACAACTAAATTTGGCAAGTATAACGGTCAGGATTCTATTCTGTATGATGGTAAATTAAGCAGGGTACAAACAAGCGCTAATGCAGGAAAAGCTTATATATATGGTGGAAATATAACATTACATGCAGAGGTTACTAAAAATATAGGGTTAGCCAATACATTTAATTATACCTATGGAAGAATTAAAACGGATTCATTAGATTATCCTCTTGATCATATTCCTCCAGTGTTTGGTAGGAGTTCGGTAAGTGTTAAAGTGAAAAGATTCAGAGGGGAGTTTTTTGTATTGTATAATGGATGGAAAAGATTAAAAAATTATAACTTAGCAGGAGAAGACAATATTGCTCAGGCCACTGCAGACGGAATGCCCTCATGGTATACTCTGAATCTCAGAACAGCCGTTGATGTAAGCAGGTACATTCAGTTACAGGTATCTGTGGAAAACTTACTTGACAGGAATTATAGAATATTTGCTTCCGGAATAAGTGCTCCGGGTAGAAATTTTTTAGTAACACTCAGGGTTAAAGTTTAA
- a CDS encoding DNA/RNA non-specific endonuclease, with product MFKVKTTHKVSFNEMKRLGDIINGTEAKTEELLYTKPEKLIGRKGYDPDFLEDWTIDLPKATGIKANDMLKLKDIDDVELKYTHFSIIMSRSRKMSMITGVNIDGNQSQKIGRSDKWYLDSRIETNQQFGNELYQNNRFDRGHMVRREDPVWGDDAATANLDTFHYTNACPQIDVFNQHTWLGLENYILQNARVYQMKVSVFTGPFFTNNDIAYKNARIPGAYWKVIAFLKEDGTPSATAYKISQENELSDMEFIYGPYKTYQISIREVMMDTNIDFEALEQYDGFSQHEIMSSLSNFKREIRNFNDIML from the coding sequence ATGTTCAAAGTAAAAACTACACACAAAGTCTCTTTCAATGAAATGAAAAGACTTGGTGATATTATAAATGGTACTGAAGCTAAAACTGAAGAGTTACTATACACAAAACCAGAAAAACTAATAGGGAGAAAAGGATATGATCCTGACTTCCTTGAAGATTGGACAATAGATCTTCCCAAAGCAACAGGAATCAAGGCAAATGACATGTTAAAATTAAAAGATATTGATGATGTAGAGTTGAAATATACTCACTTCTCGATCATTATGTCCCGCTCTCGTAAAATGTCAATGATCACCGGTGTTAATATCGATGGTAATCAATCGCAGAAAATCGGACGTTCTGACAAATGGTATCTTGATAGCAGAATTGAAACAAATCAGCAATTTGGAAACGAGCTTTACCAAAACAACAGGTTTGACAGAGGACATATGGTCAGAAGAGAAGATCCTGTATGGGGAGATGACGCAGCGACCGCAAACCTGGACACTTTTCATTATACCAATGCATGCCCACAGATTGACGTATTTAACCAACACACATGGCTGGGTCTGGAAAATTATATTCTTCAAAATGCCAGAGTGTATCAGATGAAAGTTTCCGTATTTACTGGTCCTTTTTTTACCAACAACGATATCGCCTATAAGAATGCAAGAATACCAGGGGCTTATTGGAAAGTAATAGCATTCCTCAAAGAAGACGGTACGCCTTCTGCCACTGCTTATAAGATAAGCCAGGAAAATGAGCTATCTGATATGGAGTTTATTTATGGCCCTTACAAAACCTATCAAATCAGTATCAGAGAAGTGATGATGGATACTAATATTGATTTTGAAGCATTGGAACAATATGACGGGTTTTCCCAACATGAGATAATGTCCTCCCTAAGTAATTTTAAGAGAGAGATCAGAAATTTCAATGATATCATGTTGTAA
- a CDS encoding peroxiredoxin family protein, whose translation MGNDIETKAELTVKENTGGNKIPEINYVRLDGKKYTNKDIPQNKKIMIVYFNPLCDLCQEETTEILNNINYFQNVEILMISPNSLEQVKQFHNLYKLAQFPQITVLHDAKDDFYRQFDAIGYPSLYLFDEKLEMITKFEAQVGFEEIKNAFEQNASATK comes from the coding sequence ATGGGAAATGACATAGAAACCAAAGCAGAATTGACAGTAAAAGAGAATACAGGAGGAAATAAAATACCGGAAATCAATTATGTAAGACTTGATGGGAAAAAATATACTAATAAAGATATTCCTCAAAACAAGAAAATAATGATTGTCTATTTTAATCCTTTGTGTGATTTATGCCAGGAGGAAACAACTGAGATTTTGAACAACATTAATTATTTTCAGAATGTTGAAATTTTAATGATAAGTCCCAATAGCCTTGAACAGGTGAAACAATTTCATAATCTGTACAAGCTTGCTCAGTTTCCTCAGATAACTGTACTTCATGATGCAAAGGATGATTTTTATCGTCAATTTGATGCTATCGGGTATCCATCTTTATATCTGTTTGATGAAAAATTAGAGATGATTACCAAATTTGAAGCACAGGTTGGATTTGAAGAGATAAAAAATGCTTTTGAGCAGAATGCTTCAGCAACGAAATAA
- a CDS encoding enolase C-terminal domain-like protein translates to MDDLQNLLNFTQICNSLRFGIESAYIHFLSKIQNLPVYSFLGLDEPKNIFTAYTLPIMQIGEIQSFYKHHQLERFKYLKLKINSENGFDLLKEVRKLSAQSIMIDANESWQNVEELIKFLEKIKKDNIVFVEQPLPYNFEEEYKYLKQNSTLDIYADESITDKADFSNLSEQFHGINMKLMKSGGYLNGIRLLKDAKKHGLKTMIGCMIETSLGISSAMNLCSLTDYNDLDGFFIIDNEPFNLLTEKKGQLFYSKT, encoded by the coding sequence TTGGATGATTTACAAAATTTATTAAATTTCACACAAATTTGTAATTCTTTGAGATTTGGGATTGAATCAGCTTACATCCACTTTCTCAGTAAAATACAAAATTTACCTGTATATTCATTTCTCGGGTTAGACGAACCCAAGAACATTTTTACAGCATACACGCTTCCGATAATGCAAATTGGTGAAATTCAATCATTTTATAAACATCACCAATTAGAGAGATTTAAATATCTTAAGTTGAAGATAAACTCAGAAAACGGATTCGACCTTTTAAAAGAGGTACGTAAGCTTTCTGCTCAATCAATCATGATTGATGCAAATGAGAGCTGGCAGAATGTTGAAGAACTTATAAAATTTCTTGAAAAAATAAAAAAAGATAATATTGTCTTTGTGGAACAACCTCTTCCGTATAACTTTGAGGAGGAGTATAAATATCTTAAGCAAAATAGTACTTTAGACATTTATGCGGACGAATCTATAACTGACAAAGCCGATTTCAGCAATTTATCTGAACAGTTTCATGGAATAAACATGAAGTTGATGAAATCTGGCGGTTATCTTAATGGCATTAGACTTTTGAAAGATGCAAAAAAACATGGTTTAAAAACCATGATTGGCTGTATGATAGAAACAAGTTTGGGTATTTCATCAGCCATGAACCTTTGCAGCCTGACAGATTATAATGATCTTGATGGTTTTTTTATAATTGATAATGAACCATTTAATCTATTAACAGAAAAAAAAGGACAGCTTTTTTATAGTAAAACTTAA
- a CDS encoding FKBP-type peptidyl-prolyl cis-trans isomerase, producing MKIEKNKVVAVAYDLQAKDREGKVEVSEKVNAQEPMVFLFGSSGLPEKFEEELDGLSSGSEFKFVISSDEAYGDFEEEAVVNLSKEIFKIDGDFDESKFQVGTFVPMSDADGNFLRGKVLAVNQNELTIDFNHPLAGLNLEFQGKVVEVRDATSEELDHGHVHGPGGHHH from the coding sequence ATGAAAATTGAAAAAAACAAAGTAGTAGCAGTAGCCTACGATCTTCAGGCAAAAGACCGGGAAGGTAAAGTGGAAGTTTCTGAAAAAGTAAACGCTCAGGAGCCAATGGTTTTCCTTTTCGGTAGCAGTGGATTACCTGAAAAGTTTGAAGAAGAGCTGGATGGTCTTTCAAGTGGATCAGAGTTTAAGTTCGTGATCTCTTCAGACGAAGCTTACGGAGATTTTGAAGAGGAGGCAGTTGTTAACCTTTCCAAAGAAATATTTAAAATCGATGGGGATTTTGATGAATCTAAATTCCAGGTCGGTACTTTTGTGCCTATGTCGGATGCAGATGGTAATTTTCTGAGAGGTAAAGTTTTAGCCGTAAATCAAAACGAGCTAACTATAGATTTTAATCATCCTCTTGCCGGATTGAATCTTGAATTTCAGGGAAAAGTTGTGGAAGTTAGAGATGCTACATCTGAAGAACTTGATCACGGACATGTGCATGGTCCGGGTGGGCATCATCATTAA
- a CDS encoding PorP/SprF family type IX secretion system membrane protein, translating into MFKSFYFFIILGSLFIANSSFAQDPQFSQYYNAPLYLNPAFAGTAENTRAILNYRNQWPGTGASFITYAASLDHNIESYRSGVGLMVKRDKQGNNGALVSTDINLFYSYEVWLSSRWTFRPGIQLGYTNRTIDYASYVFGDQLDNSGMTGGASADAFTGSRLNFLDVSAGGLFYDDHFWLGLAGFHLNRPNQSVTGLPDVKLPVKFSIHSGYKFFLKKWNGTRYIPERSFTPTFNYKSQGAFDQLDLGAYLTYDPVMFGLWYRGIPVKNYASGLLNNESFILMAGIHFNGISFAYSFDLPVSKLSLGNSYGAHEISLIYEWEIPYDKRKIKKRGRTIPCPKFSKRYQNY; encoded by the coding sequence ATGTTTAAAAGCTTTTACTTTTTTATAATACTTGGGAGTTTGTTCATTGCAAATTCCTCATTTGCTCAGGATCCTCAGTTTTCCCAGTATTATAATGCTCCTTTATATTTAAATCCTGCTTTTGCTGGCACTGCTGAAAATACCAGGGCTATTCTAAATTATAGAAATCAATGGCCGGGTACCGGAGCTTCTTTTATTACTTATGCAGCTTCTCTTGATCACAACATTGAATCTTACAGAAGTGGTGTGGGCCTGATGGTGAAAAGAGACAAGCAGGGGAATAATGGTGCGCTAGTTTCTACTGATATTAACCTATTTTATTCCTATGAAGTATGGCTCAGTAGCCGCTGGACTTTCAGGCCTGGAATTCAATTGGGATACACAAACAGGACAATTGACTATGCAAGCTATGTATTCGGTGATCAGCTGGATAACAGTGGTATGACAGGCGGAGCCTCAGCAGATGCCTTTACAGGGTCGAGGCTGAACTTTCTGGATGTCTCCGCAGGTGGCTTATTTTATGATGACCATTTCTGGCTTGGGCTTGCAGGATTTCATCTTAACAGACCCAATCAGTCTGTAACTGGATTACCGGATGTTAAGCTTCCTGTAAAATTTTCTATACATTCCGGATATAAGTTTTTTCTGAAAAAGTGGAATGGAACCAGATACATACCAGAGAGAAGTTTTACCCCAACTTTCAACTATAAATCCCAGGGGGCATTCGATCAGCTTGATCTTGGTGCATATCTGACTTATGATCCTGTAATGTTCGGTCTTTGGTACAGAGGAATTCCTGTTAAAAATTATGCTTCCGGATTACTCAATAACGAGTCTTTTATTCTAATGGCAGGAATTCATTTTAATGGAATAAGCTTCGCTTACAGCTTTGATCTTCCTGTTTCAAAACTTTCCCTGGGTAATAGCTATGGTGCTCATGAGATTTCTCTGATCTATGAATGGGAGATTCCTTATGATAAAAGGAAAATTAAGAAAAGAGGAAGGACAATTCCTTGCCCTAAATTCAGCAAAAGATATCAGAATTATTAG